In the Aneurinibacillus soli genome, one interval contains:
- a CDS encoding aspartate/glutamate racemase family protein produces MRTIGLIGGMSWESSVEYYRIMNEEVKSRLGGLHSAKCLLYSVDFAEIERYQSIGDWNKAGEVLGDAAHSLEKGGADFIVICTNTMHKVVDIIQQKISIPILHIADATAAAIKQRGISSVGLLGTKYTMEQEFYRSRLELNGIRVIVPDNRDRESVNKVIYEELCVGKVLQESREYYKQVMKRLMENGAEGIILGCTEIGLLVKQEDSDVPVFDTTALHAIEAVNQSLNK; encoded by the coding sequence ATGAGAACGATTGGTCTTATAGGAGGCATGAGTTGGGAATCATCGGTTGAATATTATCGAATTATGAATGAAGAAGTAAAAAGTAGATTGGGAGGATTACACTCCGCAAAGTGCTTATTATATAGCGTAGACTTTGCAGAAATTGAGCGATATCAGTCGATAGGAGATTGGAATAAGGCTGGAGAAGTGTTGGGCGATGCTGCTCATTCTCTAGAAAAAGGGGGAGCAGACTTTATTGTTATTTGTACCAATACGATGCACAAGGTAGTAGATATCATACAGCAAAAAATCAGCATTCCGATTTTACATATTGCAGACGCAACTGCTGCGGCAATTAAGCAGAGAGGAATCAGTTCGGTAGGTTTGCTGGGTACAAAATATACGATGGAACAGGAGTTTTATAGGTCGCGCTTGGAGTTGAACGGAATACGAGTTATAGTGCCGGATAACAGGGACAGAGAGAGTGTAAATAAGGTTATTTATGAGGAGTTATGCGTAGGTAAGGTATTGCAGGAATCCAGAGAGTATTATAAACAGGTCATGAAACGTTTAATGGAAAACGGAGCTGAGGGAATTATTTTGGGCTGCACTGAAATCGGATTACTCGTAAAGCAAGAAGATTCGGATGTTCCTGTATTTGATACAACAGCATTGCACGCGATTGAAGCAGTGAATCAGTCTTTGAACAAATAG